A genomic region of Mycobacterium sp. Aquia_213 contains the following coding sequences:
- a CDS encoding SDR family NAD(P)-dependent oxidoreductase: MGEATCHELGRRGLNVAVLDINEQAAQRVTDDLRAAGTTAIGIGADVTDRAAIEQAFAKVRSELGPVSVLVTSAGMFGFAPFAEITPESWSKIVDVNLTGTFHCCQVALPDMVAAKWGRIVMISSSSAQRGSPFAAHYAASKGAVITLTKSLAREYAPHGITVNNIPPSGIETPMQHQAQAAGYLKSNEEIASNIPLGHLGTGADIAAAVGFLVSEEAGFITGQVLGVNGGAVM; encoded by the coding sequence ATGGGTGAGGCGACCTGTCACGAGCTGGGCCGGCGCGGCCTGAACGTCGCCGTCCTCGATATCAATGAGCAAGCGGCGCAACGTGTTACCGACGATCTGCGCGCGGCCGGGACAACGGCCATCGGTATCGGCGCCGACGTCACCGACCGGGCCGCTATCGAGCAGGCGTTCGCCAAAGTTCGCAGCGAGTTGGGGCCGGTGTCGGTGCTGGTGACCAGCGCGGGGATGTTCGGGTTTGCTCCGTTCGCCGAGATCACCCCGGAGTCCTGGTCGAAGATCGTCGACGTCAACCTGACCGGCACTTTTCATTGCTGCCAGGTCGCGCTGCCGGATATGGTCGCCGCCAAGTGGGGCCGGATCGTGATGATTTCGTCGTCCAGCGCCCAGCGGGGGTCACCGTTTGCCGCGCACTACGCGGCGTCCAAGGGTGCGGTCATCACCCTCACCAAGTCGCTGGCCCGCGAGTACGCCCCACACGGGATTACCGTGAACAACATTCCGCCCTCGGGCATCGAAACGCCGATGCAGCACCAGGCGCAGGCCGCGGGATACCTGAAATCCAACGAGGAGATCGCCAGCAATATCCCGTTGGGACATTTGGGTACCGGAGCCGACATCGCCGCGGCGGTCGGGTTTTTGGTCTCGGAGGAGGCCGGCTTCATCACCGGCCAGGTGTTGGGTGTCAACGGTGGAGCGGTGATGTGA
- a CDS encoding aromatic ring-hydroxylating oxygenase subunit alpha — protein MTREGRPPEGSWTEHYPELGTGDISFADSTSKEFFEAEREAVFKRAWLNVARVEELPRIGSYVTKEIEVARVSVILVKGRDEHIRAFYNVCRHRGNKLVWNDFPNEPTRGTCRQFTCKYHGWRYDLDGALKFVQQESEFFDLDVADYGLSPVHCDIWNGFIFINFDAEPRQSLREFLGPMVTGLDGYPFDKLTERYEWVAHNNSNWKIFADAFQEYYHVPSLHPQQVPPDVRDPKAGFTCGHFQLDGPHRLVSTAGRRRWLLPQEFMYPIERATQSGLVGPWRTPDIGELPAGLNPGGIEPWGISNFQIFPNTEILIYGGWYLLYRYWPTSHNTHRFEAYTYFHPARSVRERIEHEVAAVVLKEFALQDAGMLGGTQAALEYGIVDEFPLNDQEILVRHLHKTVVDWVEAYRREKAPAPVGV, from the coding sequence ATGACGCGAGAGGGTAGGCCCCCGGAGGGCTCCTGGACCGAGCACTATCCCGAACTGGGCACCGGCGACATCTCGTTCGCCGACTCCACCTCGAAAGAGTTCTTCGAAGCCGAGCGCGAAGCCGTCTTCAAACGGGCGTGGCTCAACGTGGCCCGCGTCGAGGAGCTGCCGCGTATCGGCAGCTACGTCACCAAGGAAATCGAGGTTGCCCGGGTTTCGGTCATCCTGGTCAAGGGGCGTGACGAACACATTCGGGCCTTCTACAACGTCTGCCGTCACCGCGGAAACAAGTTGGTGTGGAACGACTTCCCCAACGAGCCGACCCGGGGAACGTGTCGTCAGTTCACTTGCAAGTACCACGGCTGGCGCTACGATCTCGACGGCGCGCTGAAGTTCGTCCAGCAGGAATCGGAGTTCTTCGACCTCGACGTGGCCGACTATGGACTGAGTCCGGTGCACTGCGACATCTGGAATGGCTTCATTTTCATCAACTTTGATGCCGAGCCGCGGCAGAGTCTGCGCGAGTTCCTGGGCCCGATGGTGACCGGCCTGGACGGATACCCCTTCGACAAGTTGACCGAGCGCTACGAATGGGTCGCGCACAACAACAGCAACTGGAAGATTTTCGCCGACGCGTTCCAGGAGTATTACCACGTGCCGTCGCTGCACCCACAACAGGTGCCACCGGACGTGCGCGACCCCAAAGCCGGATTCACTTGCGGCCATTTTCAACTGGACGGGCCGCACCGCTTGGTGTCGACGGCGGGTCGGCGCCGCTGGCTACTGCCCCAGGAGTTCATGTATCCGATCGAGCGGGCCACCCAGAGTGGGCTCGTCGGCCCCTGGCGCACTCCGGACATCGGCGAACTACCCGCCGGGCTCAACCCGGGCGGCATCGAGCCGTGGGGAATCAGCAACTTCCAGATCTTCCCCAACACCGAGATATTGATCTACGGCGGCTGGTACCTGCTGTACCGGTACTGGCCCACCTCCCACAACACCCACCGGTTCGAGGCCTACACGTACTTCCACCCGGCCCGCAGCGTGCGGGAGCGCATCGAACACGAAGTCGCCGCAGTGGTTCTCAAGGAGTTCGCGCTGCAAGACGCGGGCATGCTCGGCGGCACGCAGGCCGCGCTGGAGTACGGCATCGTCGACGAGTTTCCGCTCAACGACCAGGAGATCCTGGTGCGCCATCTGCACAAGACCGTCGTGGACTGGGTCGAGGCCTACCGCCGGGAAAAAGCCCCGGCGCCGGTGGGAGTGTGA
- a CDS encoding TauD/TfdA dioxygenase family protein produces the protein MSLLTITKLSDSVGAEVTGLDPAHLAADDPVGETILDALEDNGVLVFRGLHLDPEAQVAFCHRLGAIDYSSDGHHPVAGIYPVTLDKSKNSSAAYLKATFDWHIDGCTPTGDDYPQKATVLSAKQVAERGGETEFASSYAAYDALTDDEKERYGALRVVHSLEASQRRITPDPTPKQLAQWRSRRTHEHPLVWTHRSGRKSLVLGASADYVVGMDLEEGRALLTELLDRATVPGKVYSHNWSIGDTVIWDNRGVLHRAAPYDPDSQREMLRTTVLGDEPIQ, from the coding sequence ATGAGTCTGCTCACCATTACCAAACTCAGCGACTCCGTCGGCGCCGAAGTCACCGGCCTGGATCCCGCCCACCTGGCCGCCGACGACCCCGTCGGTGAGACCATCCTGGATGCGTTGGAGGACAACGGTGTTCTGGTCTTTCGTGGGCTGCATCTCGACCCCGAGGCCCAGGTCGCGTTCTGCCACCGCCTCGGCGCGATCGACTACTCCTCGGACGGTCACCACCCCGTCGCCGGCATCTACCCGGTCACACTGGACAAATCAAAGAACTCCTCGGCGGCCTACCTGAAGGCGACGTTCGACTGGCATATCGACGGCTGCACGCCCACCGGCGACGACTACCCGCAAAAAGCCACCGTCCTGTCCGCCAAGCAGGTGGCCGAGCGCGGCGGTGAAACCGAATTCGCCTCCTCCTACGCCGCCTACGATGCGCTGACCGACGACGAGAAAGAGCGGTACGGCGCGTTGCGCGTGGTGCATTCGTTGGAGGCCTCCCAGCGGCGCATCACCCCCGACCCCACCCCGAAGCAGTTGGCGCAGTGGCGGTCCCGGCGCACCCACGAACACCCGTTGGTGTGGACGCACCGCAGCGGCCGTAAGTCGTTGGTGCTGGGGGCTTCTGCCGACTACGTGGTGGGCATGGACCTCGAGGAAGGCCGCGCGCTGTTGACCGAACTGCTCGACCGGGCCACGGTGCCCGGCAAGGTGTACAGCCACAACTGGTCGATCGGCGACACCGTCATCTGGGACAACCGCGGTGTGCTGCACCGGGCCGCTCCGTATGACCCCGACTCGCAGCGCGAAATGCTGCGGACGACCGTGCTGGGTGATGAGCCGATCCAGTAG
- a CDS encoding carboxymuconolactone decarboxylase family protein, whose amino-acid sequence MTDQHPLRLTPLPADEWDDRSRRAIASLIPAERANPAGAGNILSTLVRHPDLTRAYLPFNTYLLNGSTLTPRVREVALLRVVHRRNCDYLWSHHLPIAHRAGLSAAETDAIRDGQLAADADQSVLVAVDDLVDTGTVSTPVWDELGRHFTDPERMDLVFTIGGYCLLAMAVNAFGVEDEEL is encoded by the coding sequence ATGACCGACCAACACCCGCTGCGGCTGACCCCGCTGCCGGCCGACGAATGGGACGACCGCAGCCGCCGGGCGATCGCCTCCCTGATCCCCGCCGAGCGGGCCAACCCCGCGGGCGCCGGCAATATCTTGTCGACCTTGGTGCGCCATCCCGACCTGACGCGGGCATATCTGCCGTTCAACACCTACCTGCTCAACGGCTCCACGTTGACGCCGCGGGTACGCGAGGTGGCCCTGCTGCGGGTGGTGCACCGTAGGAACTGCGACTACCTGTGGTCGCATCACCTCCCGATCGCGCACCGGGCGGGATTGAGCGCCGCCGAGACCGACGCCATTCGTGACGGGCAACTCGCCGCCGACGCCGACCAGTCGGTGCTGGTCGCGGTCGACGATCTGGTGGATACCGGCACCGTTTCGACACCGGTGTGGGACGAGTTGGGCCGCCACTTCACCGATCCCGAACGCATGGATCTGGTGTTCACCATCGGGGGCTACTGCCTGCTGGCCATGGCGGTCAACGCTTTTGGCGTAGAAGATGAGGAACTGTGA